In Cicer arietinum cultivar CDC Frontier isolate Library 1 chromosome 7, Cicar.CDCFrontier_v2.0, whole genome shotgun sequence, a single window of DNA contains:
- the LOC101501855 gene encoding ABC transporter G family member 32 produces MWNSAENAFARSASFREGGEDEEALRWAALERLPTYNRARRGIFQDLVGDKKEIDVSDLQAQEHRLLLERLVDFVDNDPERFFHRMRSRFDAVHLEFPKIEVRFQNLGIETFVHVGSRALPTIPNFICNMTEALLRQLRISRRKRSKLTILADISGIIRPSRLTLLLGPPSSGKTTLLLALAGRLGSGLQVSGNITYNGHSLKEFVPQRTSAYISQQDRHVAEMTVRETLQFSGCCQGVGFKFDMLLELARREKNAGIKPDADLDLFMKSLALGGQESNLVVEYIMKILGLDMCGDTLVGDEMLKGISGGQKKRLTTGELLIGPARVLFMDEISTGLDSSTTYQIIRYLKHSTRALDATTIISLLQPAPETYELFDDVILLSEGQIVYQGPREAALEFFKLMGFSCPERKNVADFLQEVTSMKDQEQYWSVLDRPYRYIPVGKFAQAFSLYREGKILSEELNIPFNKRYNHPAALATCSYGAKRLELLKINFQWQKLLMKRNAFIYIFKFVQLFLVALITMSVFFRTTMHHDTIDDGGLYLGALYFSMVILLFNGFTEVSMLVAKLPILYKHRDLHFYPSWAYTLPSWFLSIPTSLMEAGCWVVVSYYGSGYDPAFTRFLQQFLLYFFLHQMSIGLFRLIGSLGRNMIVSNTFGSFAMLVVMALGGYIISKDHIPSWWIWGFWVSPLMYAQNSASVNEFLGHSWDKKVGNQTTYPLGKAVLKGRGLYTESYWYWIGLGALVGYTILFNILFTIFLAYLNPLGRQQAVVSKDELNEREKRRQGESVVIELREYLQHSTSSGKHFKQRGMVLPFQPLSMAFRNINYYVDVPLELKQQGISEDRLQLLVNVTGAFRPGVLTALVGVSGAGKTTLMDVLAGRKTGGFIEGSVYISGYPKRQDSFARISGYCEQNDVHSPCLTVWESLLFSAWLRLSSDVDLETQKAFVEEIMELVELTPLRGALVGLPGVDGLSTEQRKRLTIAVELVANPSIVFMDEPTSGLDARAAAIVMRTVRNIVNTGRTIVCTIHQPSIDIFESFDELLFMKRGGELIYAGPLGPKSSELISYFEAIEGVPKIRSGYNPATWMLEVTSSVEENRLGVDFAEIYRKSSLYQYNQDLVERLSIPVSSSKELHFASKYCRSPFEQFLTCLWKQNLSYWRNPQYTAVRFFYTIIISLMLGTICWRFGAKRETQQDLFNAMGSMYSAILFIGITNGTAVQPVVSVERFVSYRERAAGMYSALSFAFAQVVIEFPYVFAQAIIYSSIFYSMASFVWTVDRFIWYLFFMYFTMLYFTFYGMMTTAVTPNHHVAAIIAAPFYMLWNLFSGFMIPHKRIPIWWRWYYWANPVAWSLYGLLTSQYGDDDKLVKLSNGSSTAISLVLKEVFGYRHDFLYVTATMVAGFCIFFAFVFAYAIKSFNFQRR; encoded by the exons ATGTGGAATTCAGCGGAGAACGCCTTCGCCAGATCGGCGTCGTTTAGGGAGGGAGGAGAAGACGAAGAGGCTCTACGCTGGGCGGCGTTGGAGAGGCTTCCAACTTACAACAGAGCGCGAAGAGGTATCTTTCAGGATCTCGTTGGTGATAAGAAAGAGATCGATGTAAGTGACCTTCAGGCGCAGGAACACCGTCTTCTTTTGGAAAGGCTAGTTGATTTTGTTGATAATGATCCTGAGAGATTCTTTCACCGTATGAGAAGCCGATTCGACGC AGTACATTTGGAGTTTCCGAAGATTGAAGTTCGATTTCAAAACTTAggcattgagacttttgtacATGTTGGAAGCAGAGCTTTACCTACAATCCCCAATTTCATCTGTAATATGACAGAG GCTCTTTTAAGACAGTTGCGGATAAGCAGACGAAAGAGAAGCAAATTGACAATTCTTGCAGATATCAGTGGGATTATCAGACCTTCAAG GTTAACGTTGTTATTGGGTCCGCCAAGCTCTGGAAAAACAACTTTGCTTTTAGCTCTTGCTGGCAGACTAGGATCTGGTTTGCAG GTGTCAGGGAACATTACCTACAATGGACATAGTCTGAAAGAGTTTGTTCCTCAGAGAACATCAGCTTACATCAGCCAACAAGATCGGCATGTAGCAGAGATGACCGTGAGGGAAACTCTCCAGTTTTCTGGTTGCTGTCAAGGCGTCGGATTTAAATTTG ATATGTTGCTGGAACTTGCTAGAAGAGAAAAGAATGCTGGAATAAAACCCGATGCAGATCTTGATTTATTCATGAAG TCATTAGCTCTTGGTGGACAGGAATCAAATCTTGTGGTTGAGTACATCATGAAG ATATTAGGTTTGGACATGTGTGGTGACACATTGGTGGGGGATGAAATGCTCAAGGGAATCTCAGGGGGACAAAAGAAGCGGCTTACAACAG GTGAATTACTAATTGGACCAGCAAGAGTGCTGTTCATGGATGAGATATCAACTGGTCTAGATAGTTCAACAACATATCAGATCATTAGATATCTCAAGCATTCAACACGTGCACTTGATGCAACCACAATCATATCTCTTCTTCAACCTGCTCCTGAGACCTATGAATTGTTTGATGATGTTATTCTTTTGTCCGAGGGTCAGATTGTATATCAGGGCCCTCGTGAGGCTGCTCTTGAATTTTTCAAACTGATGGGATTCAGTTGTCCTGAGCGAAAAAATGTAGCAGACTTTTTACAAGAA GTCACGTCTATGAAGGATCAAGAGCAGTACTGGTCCGTTCTTGACCGCCCTTACCGGTACATACCTGTTGGGAAGTTTGCCCAAGCTTTTTCCTTGTACCGTGAGGGAAAGATTTTGTCTGAGGAACTGAATATTCCTTTCAATAAACGCTATAATCATCCAGCTGCCTTGGCGACTTGTTCTTATGGAGCGAAAAGGCTTGAACTTCTCAAGATTAATTTTCAGTGGCAGAAGCTTCTTATGAAGCGGAATgcatttatttacatttttaaatttgtgcAG CTGTTTTTGGTTGCTTTAATTACAATGAGTGTTTTCTTCCGAACAACGATGCACCATGATACAATTGACGATGGAGGTTTATATCTTGGAGCACTGTATTTTTCTATGGTTATTCTTCTTTTTAATGGTTTTACGGAGGTGTCAATGTTAGTTGCAAAGCTTCCGATTCTTTACAAGCACAGAGACTTACATTTCTATCCTAGCTGGGCATATACACTCCCTTCTTGGTTCCTTAGTATCCCAACTTCTCTCATGGAGGCTGGATGCTGGGTAGTGGTATCATACTATGGAAGTGGATATGATCCTGCATTTACTAG ATTTCTGCAGCAATTCTTGCTTTATTTCTTTCTGCACCAGATGTCTATAGGTCTGTTTCGTTTGATAGGATCCTTGGGTCGGAATATGATAGTATCCAATACCTTTGGATCGTTTGCCATGTTGGTTGTAATGGCTCTTGGTGgatatattatttcaaaag ACCATATACCAAGTTGGTGGATATGGGGCTTTTGGGTTTCTCCTTTGATGTATGCACAAAATTCTGCTTCTGTAAATGAGTTCCTTGGACATTCCTGGGATAAG AAAGTTGGAAACCAGACCACATATCCATTGGGCAAGGCAGTGTTAAAAGGGCGGGGTTTGTATACGGAAAGCTATTGGTATTGGATTGGTCTTGGAGCCTTGGTTGGATACACAATTTTGTTCAACATTCTATTTACAATCTTCTTAGCTTACCTTAATC CTTTAGGAAGACAACAAGCTGTAGTCTCAAAGGATGAGCTGaatgaaagagaaaagagaagacaAGGAGAAAGCGTTGTTATTGAGTTGAGAGAGTACTTGCAGCATTCGACATCAAGTG GAAAGCATTTTAAGCAAAGAGGAATGGTTCTCCCATTTCAACCCCTTTCTATGGCTTTCAGAAATATCAATTACTATGTGGATGTCCCTTTG GAATTGAAACAACAAGGGATTTCAGAAGACAGGCTGCAGCTGCTTGTTAATGTTACTGGAGCTTTTAGGCCTGGTGTGTTGACAGCATTGGTTGGAGTAAGTGGTGCCGGGAAAACCACTCTGATGGATGTATTAGCTGGAAGAAAAACTGGTGGTTTCATAGAAGGGAGTGTATATATATCTGGTTATCCCAAAAGGCAAGATTCATTTGCAAGAATATCTGGCTACTGTGAGCAGAATGATGTTCATTCCCCTTGCTTGACTGTCTGGGAATCCTTACTGTTTTCTGCTTGGCTTCGATTATCTTCGGATGTTGACTTGGAGACACAAAAG GCCTTTGTCGAGGAGATAATGGAACTTGTGGAGCTCACTCCACTACGTGGAGCACTAGTAGGTCTACCTGGAGTTGATGGTCTGTCAACAGAACAACGGAAAAGGTTGACTATAGCAGTGGAACTAGTAGCAAACCCTTCTATAGTCTTCATGGATGAACCCACATCTGGATTGGATGCTAGGGCTGCAGCCATTGTGATGAGAACTGTGAGGAATATAGTAAACACTGGGCGAACAATCGTGTGCACCATCCATCAGCCTAGCATAGATATATTTGAATCCTTTGATGAG CTTTTGTTTATGAAGCGGGGAGGAGAGCTTATATATGCTGGCCCACTTGGTCCTAAGTCGAGCGAACTAATCAGTTATTTTGAG GCAATCGAAGGAGTTCCAAAGATCAGGTCTGGATATAACCCTGCTACATGGATGCTGGAGGTTACTTCTTCGGTAGAAGAAAACCGTTTGGGAGTGGACTTCGCGGAAATCTACCGAAAATCAAGTTTATATCA ATATAACCAAGATTTGGTTGAAAGATTGAGCATACCAGTTAGTAGCTCAAAAGAATTGCATTTTGCAAGCAAGTATTGTCGGTCACCTTTTGAGCAGTTCTTAACTTGTCTTTGGAAGCAAAATCTATCTTACTGGCGAAACCCGCAGTACACTGCTGTTCGCTTCTTCTACACTATCATCATCTCATTGATGCTTGGGACAATATGTTGGAGATTTGGTGCTAAAAg GGAGACGCAGCAAGATCTATTTAATGCCATGGGATCTATGTATTCGGCAATCCTCTTCATTGGCATCACAAATGGCACAGCTGTTCAACCTGTTGTTTCCGTGGAAAGATTTGTTTCATATAGAGAAAGAGCTGCAGGGATGTATTCAGCTTTAAGCTTTGCATTTGCTcag GTTGTGATTGAGTTTCCTTACGTGTTTGCACAGGCTATCATATACTCTTCAATATTCTATTCCATGGCTTCCTTTGTCTGGACTGTTGATAGGTTCATTTGGTACTTATTCTTCATGTATTTTACTATGTTATATTTTACCTTCTATGGGATGATGACTACTGCTGTCACACCAAATCATCACGTCGCTGCCATCATTGCTGCTCCATTTTATATGTTGTGGAACCTTTTCAGTGGTTTTATGATTCCTCATAAG AGGATCCCTATTTGGTGGAGATGGTATTACTGGGCAAATCCTGTAGCCTGGAGTTTGTATGGTCTCTTAACATCACAGTATGGTGATGATGATAAGTTGGTGAAGCTATCCAATGGAAGTTCGACAGCCATAAGCCTAGTACTCAAGGAAGTGTTTGGGTACAGGCATGATTTCTTGTACGTCACTGCTACTATGGTAGCTGGTTTCTGCATATTTTTTGCATTTGTATTTGCCTATGCAATCAAATCATTCAATTTCCAAAGGAGATGA